GAACGCCCGGGCGATGTTCTCGGCGTGAACGCCGTGGACATCGTTGAAGGGAACATCGCCGACTTCGAGTTCCACCTGGGTGGCGTACTCGAAGGCACCGACGATCATCGTCGCCATCTGCGCCCGTGTGATCGAGGCATCTGGCTTGAATGACCCATCCCGGTAGCCATCGAGAACACCGGTGACAGCCATCTGGTTGATGGAGTCACGGTGGGTCTCATCAGCACCGACGTCGCGGAAGCCGTAGTCGATCGGCGTCGGCAGATCGATCTGAGCCGCGTCGAGCAGTCGGTGCAGGAAGGAGGCCATCTGGCCTCGCGTGACGTCACGACCCGGAGCGAAGTGGTCCGCATCCACGCCCTGGGTCACTCCCCACCAGGCCAGACAGTCGATGGCCGACTGGTGAACCGATCCCGCAGTGTCGGTGAACCCGGCATCGGGTACCAGCAGGGTGGGACAGGCGTTAGTCACCTCGGCCACGGTCCAGACACTGGCCTGGGAGGTCAGTACTTGGAACTGGAGTTCGCCGGATTCGACGCCGGAGAAGCCAGCCACACAGGGGTCAGGCTCCGCGATACCGGTCGGACCGGTGCACAGAGGCACGGGGACGCCGTTGCGGAAAATGACCAGCTGCGAGGGATCGAGGTCGGAGGCGATCTCGGGATCGAGCTTGAAGTCGAGCACCAATGGCTCCTCGGGCGTAGCGTCCGGGGCCGTGATGTCGACCGTGAAGTCGAGGAACGAGAACCCGTTGGCGGGCTCAGTGTCGGTCGGGGTGCGATCGACACTGACCTCGACGGTGCCACCATTGGGGCTGGTGACCTGGGTACTGGCCCCATCGTTCTCGGCCGTGACCGAACCACCCGGCGCTACCGTCTCGCTGGCGGTGGGCTGGGGGGTCGGTTCCGGGGGTGCTGGGGGTGCGGACCGCCGGACGGTTACCTGAGCGGTATCCGTATCCAGGGTTACACCCGCCACCGTCAGGGTCGAAGTGACCGTGATGGTGTTGTTCCCCTCGTTGAGGTTGGTGTTGCCGGTGACGTTCACCGACACATGGCGGTCGTTGGCCAGCGCTACCGTCGGGGTGACGCTGGTGGTCGAGTGAGAGACACTCGAGGGAGCAGTGACACTAGCGATCTCCGCGCTCAGCGGGGAACTGGTGTCGACGGCGCCCGTGGTCGAGTCACACTCACTCGCTCCCGATCCTTCCGAGCAGCCCCACCAGTTGTTGGTGGCAGCTACCTCGACGTCACCGTCACCGTTATCGATCGCCACGGTGTTGTCCGTGAAGACCGTGTCAGTGATGGTGACGTCACCGTTGGTGCCGTAGGCGCTGGCTGGTACCAGGCCGTCGGTCGATTGCAGTCGGATGCCGATAGTGTTGCCAGTGAAGGTGCTGTCGCTGATAGTGAGGTCGGAGACCCCGGTCAGCTCCAGCCCGCCGCTGCCACCACTGCCGGTAGTGTCTGTGATGGTGACCTCGGTGAAGTCCGCCCCTTCAACTGCGTTGAGCACGATCTGGGAGTCAGTGACGACATCCTCGACCGCCAAGTTCAACGTGGTGGGAGCGACATCGACGGTACCGGAGAGGGCGATCAAGCCGAACCCACTGTCGGGTGCGAGCTCAAAGCCCGTGATCGAAACGCCGTCGATCTCGCCGGCCGTGTGGCCGGGGATGCTGATCGCGTGTCCCGAGGTGGGGGCGATCACAGTTGCATCGCTGCCGGCACCGATCAGCTGGAGGCCATCCTGGTTCAGGACGACGTTCTCAGTGAAGGTGCCGGAGCCGACGGAAACACTGCCGCCTGACTCGAGGGAGTCCACGGCGGCCTGGATCGAGCTGAAGGTGTTGACCAGCTCCATTCCGTGCCAGTGCGCGGCGTAGCTGTCGTTGCTGAGCTCCCCCTCCATGACGTCGTTGCCGAAGTTGTAGGAGTTGATGAACAGCTCCCCCAGCCCGAAGGACTCGGAGATGCCTTCGGTTCCGACCGGGATGTCCTGAGAGGCGACGACCTCGTCGGCGATGGAGAAGTGGTAGGTCTGGGAGTCGAGATCGAGTCGAATGCTGAGCGTCACCCACTCACCATAGGTGAAGGGAACGTCCGGCAGTTCGGTCCAGCCGAGTCCGGAGGTCCAGACCCGCCAGGTCTCGTTCTGGGAGTAGGTCTCCGCGTCACTGTCGTACTCGGCGGAGACGAACTCGATGATGCCGAACGCCTGCGACCGGTTCTCACCGGCGGAGTCGTATCCGACGGTCCAGATACCGGCCCTGACGGCGTTGTCCTCCCAGGCGGAGTCGAGGTAGAGGTCTACCTCGACCTCAGTGGTAGGTACACCGGTTGGGGTGGTGACACCTTCGGTGCGGTAGAAGCTGCCAGTGGCAGCATCCGCACTGTCGATGCCAATTTGCAGGACGTCATCCCGTCCGGCGTAGGAAACCGATCCCCAGCCCGCCGACGGCTCCTGCCGGTCGGGGGACCAGTTGGTCACCTCATCCGGAGTGAAGTCGATACTGGACTGGGTGACGGCCTTGCCGTCCGGGGTAGTGGCTGTTGCCTCCGGTGCCATTCCGATGCTCAGCGCCAAAGTACTCAGC
Above is a genomic segment from Candidatus Saccharimonadales bacterium containing:
- a CDS encoding S-layer homology domain-containing protein, which gives rise to MASFLHRLLDAAQIDLPTPIDYGFRDVGADETHRDSINQMAVTGVLDGYRDGSFKPDASITRAQMATMIVGAFEYATQVELEVGDVPFNDVHGVHAENIARAFNAGLLNGTTGSTFDPASSTTRAQMATALTHMLDELVERHLAELPR